One window of the Actinomycetota bacterium genome contains the following:
- a CDS encoding citrate synthase — translation MSGSKDTLTVTDNRTGQTYELPVVDGAIRAMDLRQIKASEEDFGLLSYDPGFKNTASCRSEVTFIDGGAGALRYRGYPIEQLAESSSFLEVAYLLIHGDLPSREAHEQWVYDITHHTFIHENIKKFIDGFHHDAHPMGILVGTVGALSTFYPDAKKIEDPDVRHLNIIRLIAKMPTIAAFAYRHSVGMRYAYPDNDLSFAGNFLNMMWKTTELKYEPDPVLVDAMDKLFILHADHEQNCSTTTMRTVGSSDPDPYSASAGAVAALYGPKHGGANEAVLQMLEEIGSTEAIPEYIDAVKRGDFRLMGFGHRVYKNYDPRAKVITKLAHDVFEVTGKNPLIDIAVELEKIALEDDYFVDRRLYPNVDFYSGIIYQAMGFPTDIFPVLFAIGRIAGWCAQWQENLLDDEQAIARPRQIYVGADERDYVPLDQR, via the coding sequence ATGAGCGGTTCCAAGGACACGCTGACGGTCACTGACAACCGCACCGGTCAGACCTACGAGCTGCCGGTCGTCGACGGTGCGATCCGGGCCATGGACCTGCGTCAGATCAAGGCCTCCGAGGAGGATTTCGGCCTCCTGTCGTACGACCCGGGGTTCAAGAACACCGCCAGCTGTCGCAGCGAGGTCACGTTCATCGACGGTGGCGCCGGGGCGCTGAGGTACCGCGGCTACCCGATCGAGCAGCTCGCCGAGAGCTCCAGCTTCCTCGAGGTCGCCTACCTGCTGATCCACGGTGACCTGCCGTCGCGCGAGGCCCACGAGCAGTGGGTGTACGACATCACCCACCACACGTTCATCCACGAGAACATCAAGAAGTTCATCGACGGGTTCCACCACGACGCCCACCCGATGGGGATCCTCGTGGGGACGGTCGGGGCGCTGTCCACCTTCTACCCCGACGCCAAGAAGATCGAGGATCCCGACGTCCGCCACCTCAACATCATCCGGCTCATCGCCAAGATGCCGACGATCGCGGCCTTCGCGTACCGGCACTCGGTCGGGATGCGCTACGCGTACCCGGACAACGACCTCAGCTTCGCCGGCAACTTCCTCAACATGATGTGGAAGACCACCGAGCTGAAGTACGAACCGGACCCGGTGCTGGTCGACGCGATGGACAAGCTGTTCATCCTCCACGCGGACCACGAGCAGAACTGCTCCACGACGACGATGCGCACGGTCGGTTCCTCCGATCCCGACCCGTACTCGGCCTCGGCCGGGGCGGTCGCGGCGTTGTACGGGCCCAAGCACGGCGGCGCCAACGAAGCGGTGCTCCAGATGCTGGAGGAGATCGGGTCGACCGAGGCCATCCCCGAGTACATCGATGCGGTCAAGCGCGGCGACTTCCGCCTGATGGGCTTCGGCCACCGCGTCTACAAGAACTACGACCCGCGGGCGAAGGTCATCACCAAGCTGGCACACGACGTGTTCGAGGTCACCGGCAAGAACCCGCTCATCGACATCGCCGTCGAGCTCGAGAAGATCGCCCTCGAGGACGACTACTTCGTCGACCGGAGGCTGTACCCCAACGTCGACTTCTACTCGGGGATCATCTACCAGGCGATGGGCTTCCCCACCGACATCTTCCCGGTCCTGTTCGCGATCGGCCGGATCGCCGGCTGGTGCGCGCAGTGGCAGGAGAACCTGCTCGACGACGAGCAGGCCATCGCGAGGCCGCGCCAGATCTACGTCGGTGCCGACGAGCGCGACTACGTCCCCCTCGACCAGCGCTGA